The Humulus lupulus chromosome 3, drHumLupu1.1, whole genome shotgun sequence genome window below encodes:
- the LOC133824331 gene encoding proteasome subunit alpha type-3, translated as MSSIGTGYDLSVTTFSPDGRVFQIEYAAKAVDNSGTVIGIKCKDGVVMGVEKLVASKMMLPGSNRRIHSVHRHSGMAVAGLAADGRQIVARAKSEATNYESVYGEAIPVKELAERVASYVHLCTLYWWLRPFGCGVILGGYDRDGPQLYMVEPSGVSYRYFGAAIGKGRQAAKTEIEKLKLSEMTCREGIIEVAKIIYGIHDEAKDKDFELEMSWVCDESNRQHQKVPEDLLQEAKSAAKAALEEMDAD; from the exons ATGAGCAGCATAGGCACAGGTTACGATCTTTCCGTCACTACATTCTCTCCAGATGGCCGCGTTTTTCAGATCGAGTACGCCGCCAAAGCTGTCGACAACAGTGG GACTGTTATTGGGATCAAATGCAAAGATGGCGTCGTTATG GGTGTGGAGAAGCTCGTAGCGTCAAAAATGATGTTGCCTGGTTCCAATAGAAGAATACATTCGGTTCATCGACACTCTGGCATG GCTGTTGCAGGCTTAGCAGCAGATGGCAGGCAAATTGTTGCCCGGGCCAAGTCTGAAGCTACTAACTATGAAAG TGTGTATGGTGAAGCAATTCCTGTTAAGGAACTGGCTGAACGTGTTGCAAGCTATGTGCATCTTTGTACACTATATTGGTGGCTCAG ACCTTTCGGGTGTGGAGTAATCCTTGGTGGCTATGACAGAGATGGACCACAATTATACATGGTTGAACCATCTGGAGTTTCTTAT AGGTACTTTGGGGCTGCAATTGGGAAGGGCAGGCAGGCTGCTAAAAC AGAGATTGAAAAGTTGAAGCTTTCTGAAATGACTTGTCGGGAAGGGATTATTGAAGTTGCAAAAAT CATATATGGAATACACGACGAGGCAAAAGACAAGGACTTTGAATTAGAAATGAGCTGGGTCTGTGATGAATCAAACCGGCAACATCAGAAG GTTCCAGAAGATCTTTTACAAGAGGCCAAATCAGCAGCTAAAGCAGCTTTGGAAGAAATGGATGCAGACTAA